A stretch of DNA from Candidatus Ancaeobacter aquaticus:
AATTATGTATAGTAGTATATGTATCAAGATATAGGTGTTTTTATTCTTTACAAACATGATATTTATGCGAGAATATATCTAATAATTTGAGTAGGAGGAAATTATGTCCAGGAGAAAATCTTTTTTTGGCTTATTCAACATAATTAGACTTATGTCAAGAAGCACTACTGAGTCCAAAGAGGGGCAATGGTTAAGCATTCCGAAAGTATCGAGCGATAAAGATTCTGAAAAACAGGAAATCGCCCGTAAACAACTAAAAAGAATGATTTTAGACTGATAGCATTTTCGTAAGCTTTTACTTCTCAACCTCTACAACATTTTAAATCAACTATTATTTGTTCTGAAACCCTAAAAGGAGATTCTTATGATACTTGTTACCGGTGCAACTGGTTATATCGGGTCTCATCTCGTTTTATCTTTACGTCAAGACGGTCAGTCAGTTTTGTGTCTTGTGAGAAAAAACACACCACAAGAAAGTATTGATTTTCTCAAATCGCATGGCGCAGAAATAATTCAGGGTGATTTACTCAATCTTGATCCGCTTATTGATCAAGTTCAGGGGAAAGTAAAAAAAGTAGTCCATCTTGTGGGGAGCATTGTGGCATCAAAACAAGAATCTTTTGAAACCGTGCACAAAAAAAAGACGAAGGCACTTATCTCATTATGTCAAAAAATAGGTGCTAAAAAGATAGTGCTTCTTACTGCGGTGGGGGCATCTCCGGATGCTGAAAGCGACTATTTAAAAACTAAATTTATGGCGGAAGAAGAGGTGAGAAACTCTGGTATACCCTATGTTGTTTTACGTGCATCACTTGTTTTTGGTAATGATGGGGGTATGCGAAACAGTAAAATGTTGATAAAACTGTCTCGTCTTGTCCAGCGGACACCTTTTGTTCCTTTTATAGGTACGGGACAGTCGCTTGTGCAGCCAGTATACATAGGTGATTTGATTATCTGTTTAAAAAAGTCAGTACTTGACGATACCGTTAAGGATAAAACATTTGAGATTGCAGGTCCTGAAAAGATGTCCTTTAATCAAATGATTCAAAAAATCGCTGATTATTACGATGTAAGACGCATTATTGTACATATTCCGACTACAATAATGATCCCTATAGCGACTCTGCTTGAAAAAATAATACCAGCACCTGCTGTCAGCTGCGATCAAATCAAACTATTGAAAAAAGATAATGTTTGTGACACAAAACTAATGGAAGAAACATTCCCTGTTAATATGATAAAATTTGAGGATGGATTTAAAATATAGCGTTTAGATTTCAATGAAACAACAAGATGAATGGTGTTTAAATGAGGAAATTTGATTTCAATTTACCCACTAAAATAGTTTTTGGCTCTGGAGAGATTCAACGTATAGGTAAAGAAGCACGTAAGATAGGGAAATTGGCCATGCTTCTTACCGGTCAAAATGCAATGAAAAAGCTTGGTATTACTGATACGGTTATTCAACTCTTAAAGAATGAGGGGGTTCATACCATACTTTTTGATAAAATCGAGCCAAATCCGCGCACAACAATAATAGATGAAGCGGGTTCTATTGCAGGCAAAAATAAATGTGATATGGTGATTGGTTTCGGTGGTGGCAGTGTTATGGATTCGGCAAAAGCGGTAGCGCTTGTTGCTCGATCGGGTAAACCAATATGGCCATATATTTATAATGAGCACGGTGATACCTCTTCGATAGACAGCGAAGTATTGCCGATAATTGAGATTCCTACCGTTGCGGCGACTGGATCAGAGGCGGATTGTGGCGGGGTGTTTACCAATTGGGAGACACACCAAAAGGGAGTATTGTTTAATCCGAAATTATTTCCAGTAGTATCAATTGTTGATCCTGCATTAACGCTGTCGTGTCCTGCGTCTGTTACCGGTGATGGAGGTATCGATATTCTATCTCATGTGCTTGACCCTTATATAACATCGACAAATGTTTGTCCTCTTGCAGACAGAATGTCTGAAAGTATAATGATTACGGTTATAGAGAATCTTGATAAAGCGATAAAGAATGGTGCTGATATCAAAGCCAGAGAAAATCTGTCGTGGGCAAGTACGGTTGCTTTATGCGGTATGCCGTCTGCGGGACGCGGCGGTTCTTTCCCTCTCCACGTTATGGAGCACTCTTTAAGTGGGTATTATGATATTAGTCATGGTAAAGGGCTCGCATGTCTTATGAACGCATGGTTGACATTTTCGTTATCCGGTAGTAAGGAGCGGTTAGCTTCGATTGCTCAAAGGGTATTTTATAAGGATATAAGTCAAGTCACAATTGATGAAGCGGCACAGATTGGGCTGGACGCCCTTATGAACTGGCTTAAGAACATTGGACAGTATGTTAATTTAAGTGAACTGGATATAGATGACACACATTTTGGGCAGATGGCTGATGATGCAATCAAGCTGTATGGCCATGGCAAAGATTATATCGAAAATCAGCCTATGCTCGATCGTGCCGGCATAATCGAAATATATAGAAAGTCACTTAGCTAGGGGTTGAGAATCAATAATATGTCTAATTTGGAGGTTTAGATTTGAGCCGTATACAAGGCGTGACGACGCTGGCTTGCCCTTGGTGGTACGTCAAGAAGGAACAACGAAGTAGACGGCCAAAGATGGGTGTCAAAAATAGTCGTATTATTGATTCTCAACCCCTAAGTATGCAACCCAAGCGTAATATTTTATATCTCACCTTAAATTCCTCTATTGGCGGAACCGAAATAATGATTCTTACGCTATCCAAGAACCTTAATCGTGAGAAATATAATCCTGTTATTTGTTCTCTTGTTGGAGATGGTACTCTAATAAGAGAGGCTAGCAATTGCGGAATCACCGCATATGATTTAAAAATGAGAGGGCCGTTTGATGTTACTATTATTTTCAAACTTCTGCGTCTCATAAATAAAGAACGTATACACATTATGCATACTTACCTTTACCATACTAATATTTTGGGAAGAGTTATGGGGTGGGTTACCCGTGTGCCGGTTATTATATCAACCCAGAGAAGCACTGATCCCTGGCGTAAATGGTATCATAGGGCACTTGATCGAATAACAGCTCGGTTATGTGATGTGATAATTTCTAACTCAATTGCTGGGAAAGAACGTTTAATTAAGAAAGAGAAGATAAAAGAAGATAAAATAATAATTATTAATAATGGCATTGAGAAAGCATTTCCTTGTGATATGCCGATGCTGCACAGATTAAAAGAACAATGTGGAATTCTTGCAGATAGTCCGGTGATTGGCACCGTTTCTAATCTAAAGCCTGCAAAAGGTTTGAGATACCTTTTGCAGGCATTTAAATATATTTCGGAGAAAAACAATAAAGCTAAACTTGTCATTGTCGGTTACGGAGAATTATACAATGAATTAGAACAGTATGCTGAAGATTTAGGGGTATTGCATAATGTCCGGTTTACCGGATTTCAATCAAATGCAATTGACTATATATCTTTTTTTGACGTATTTGTGATCTCTTCTTTATGGGAAGGAACGCCAGTTAGTTTGCTTGAAGCAATGTCTTTAGGTAAACCAGTTGTCGCAACTGATGTGGGTGGAGTGGCTGAGGTTGTTAAAAGCGGGGAAGATGGAGTCCTCGTGAAGCCCCGCAATGCACGACTGCTGGCGGATACGATTATTGAAATTATGAGTAACAAAACAATGAGAAAAGAGTTGGGAGAGAATGCAGCGAGAAAAATTGAGCAAAAATTTAATACTGTAGACATGGTCAAAAATACTGAAGTTTTGTATGAATCTATCATTAATAAAAAGAAAACACAAAAAGTATGAGCACAATTAAGGTCTGCCACATAATTACCCGTTTAATACAAGGGGGCGCGCAAGAGAATACTGTTTCTACGGTTGAGCTTTTACAACAATCAAATGACTTTGAAGTGACCTTGATAACGGGGCCTGCATTAGGCCCTGAAGGAACTATGATTACCTATGCGAAAGAACATATCAAGAACACCATTGTTGTGGATGAACTGAGGCGAAATATCAATCCAATTCTCGATACTATATCTTTTCTTAAACTTGTGATGATACTAAGAAAGGGTAGATATGATATTGTTCATACGCATAGCTCGAAGGCTGGAATTATCGGAAGGATTGCTGCCCGGTGTGCTGGTGTTAAGGTAATAGTGCATACCATTCATGGTCTTCCTTATCATGAATATCAACATGTCGTTATAAATAAGCTGTATGTACTATTGGAGAGATATGTAACACGATTTACCAAAAAAATTATTTCCGTGGCTGATATTATGACTGAAAAGGCAGTGGCGCAGGGAGTGGTCTCAAAAGATAAATGTATTACGATATATAGCGGGATGAATCTCGATAACTTTGTTAAAAATGATGAAATTAAGCATGCAGTGCGCAATCAGCTTGGCATCCCTCAAGATGGAGTTGTTATTCTTAAAGTTGCCCGATTATTCTATTTGAAAGGACACGAATATGTGGTTCGTGCTGCGCGGGAAGTCATGAAAGAAAACCCACACGTCATATTTTTATTTGTTGGAGGGGGGATTTTAAACGAAAAAATGCAAGCGCTCGTGAATCAGTATGGACTTAAAAATAATTTTATTTTTGTAGGACTTGTTAATGCAGATCAAGTTCCTCGCTATATTAATTGTGCAGATATTGTGGTACATGCTTCGTTGAGAGAAGGTTTGCCGCGTATTGTGCCGCAAGCACTGGCATGCAAAAAACCTGTTGTTGCTTTCGATGTTGATGGTACAAAGGAGGTGTTGAAAAATAACAAAAACGGTTTTCTTATACCACCTGAGAATATCACTGCACTCCAAAATGCATTATCGAATCTAGTCACGAATAAAGAATTGAGAGAGCGGATGGGGAAAGAAGGTAGAAATGATATTGATCCCATTTTTAGAAATGAATATATGGTAGAACAAATAGAAAAATTATATTATGCTCTCATAAAATAACATTAAAAATAAGAATGGATGGATGCTATGTGGTATATGCTTTACGGAGGCAGTTGTATAGGAGCTCTAGCCGTATCACTTTTGGTGACACGTTTTGCAATATTTTTATCGCAAAAATATAATATCTATGACACACCCGGAAAGAGAAAGATCCACACGACGATGATGCCGCGTATTGGATGGCTTGGAATTTATGGGGCCATTCTTCTGATCGTAACAATTATCTCATATAGTGTATTTGCTCTAGGGGCGCATCCATTATGCGAGAAATTATGGGGGGGAGAACTGATCTCGTATATCCCAGGTTTTTATAAGAAAGCCCCGCAGTTAATAGGTGTTTTAATTGGAGGAATGGTCATCACCTTAATTGGCATATATGATGATAGATATGGTTCTTCTCCATTAATGAAGCTCTGCGGTCAAATAAGTGCCGCATTAGTCTTAATTGCTTTTGATATTCGGATTACTTTCTTTGTGCATAGTTATTTGTTTAGCGTGTTTATAACCGTAGTGTGGGTTGTGGCATTAATTAATGCTTTTAATCTCTTGGATAATATGGATGGTCTCTCAGGGGGTGTCGCCCTGATTGTTTCTGTTCTTTTTTTCTGTGCGATATCATCACTTGATCAATATTTTGTCAGCATATTGCTGGCAGTTTTTATTGGCGTATTGATAGGTTTCTTATGCTTTAACTTTTATCCCGCAAAGATCTTCATGGGAGATGCCGGGAGCATGTTTATAGGATATTTTATTGCTGCATTAACTATTGTTTCTACTTTCTACTCGAAATCTGCCCCTTCTCATTTTTCTGTTCTGATGCCTCTCTTTATCCTTGCAGTGCCGATATATGATACCGCATCGGTAATTCTTATCAGGATAAAAAACAAAAAACCGATTTATGAAGGTGACACCAATCATTTTTCTCACAGACTTGTTTCTCTGGGGATGTCACACCGCGGGGCAGTGCTCTTTATCTATCTTGTATCGCTGTGTGCGGGTATGCCGGCACTACTCTTGCCGTATATACACGCTTCTGGCGCAATACTCATTTTCGTTCAAGTTGTGGTAGTGCTGCTTCTTATCGCGTTTCTTGAATATTTTGCGAAAAGAAAAAAAGATGAAAAAAAAGAGAATTGAAAAAATAATAGATGTAATTCTCACATCAAATATTGTTCTGCTACTTTTTATTGCTCCGATAAAATTTGGCCTTCCGACTATTTATTCATATAAAGCATTTCTCCCAGAATCTTTTTTTGACTGGTTATATGCCACGTGGCCAAATGAATTGTTTGTTATTCTATGTATTAATTGTGCGGTATTCTTTTTGCTTAAATTGGCTCTTTCAGAAGGAATGGTTTTTAAATACAACATCATTACGAAGCTTCTAGGTGTATTTATATGTATTTGTGCTATCGGTCTTATGTATGCAGTCAATACGCAAATGGCGGTCAAGACCGCTATGAACATTATAGGGGCAGCTTGTTTCTATATTATAGTGAATAATTCTGCTGATAAAAAAAACTTATTCTTAATCGTTTTTTTGTCTGCCGCAATTCTTGTTTCAGTTTATGGTATCTATCAAAGGGTTTTTGGTTTTCAAGAAACGAAAGAGTGGGCAGATTTATATATGAAAAGTCACGCGTCCTTTGAGAGGATACAGGGGAAGCTCTCTAGTGGGCGTGTGTTTTCAACGTTTGTGTATCCTAATGCGTTTGCAGGGTATCTGCTCATGGTAATCCCGGTATCGGTTTTGTTGTTTATTCAAAGATTCAAAAAATCTAGTGAGCGGGAAAATAGTGTTAAGTATGCACTTTTGGTGTCTCTGATATGTGCAGCAGTATGCATTCCTTTTCTTGAAGGTTTTGGAGGAATCTTGAAAATTGCAGGAGTGGAAGTTGCTACTGGTGTGCTTATTCTCATATATCCGATTGTACAATTTGTTAACCTGATCTTGACGCAATCTCAGGGTGGTTATGTTGTTTTTATCTTAGTGATACTCTTTAGCGTGTATCTTTTTAATAAACGTATGTGTTTAAAATTATCCTTGTTAATTTTGAGTGTGCTTGTTTTGTCATGTTTTATCCTGCTAATGGTAAAGAGGGCAGAATTCTTTCAGTATGTCAAAGTTCTTTCTCTGAAAGCACGCATGGAGTATTTATGGAGCACTCTTGTTATGATCATCCATAAGCCGTTCATTGGATACGGACCAGGATCATACGGCAGTGTCTATGCTCAATATAAAATGCTTGCTGCAGAGGAGACACAATTTGCGCACAATAATTATCTTCAAGTATGGGCCGAATCCGGCATTGGAGGATGTATCGTATTTGTGTCGATATGGATCCTAGGGTTGAGAGAAGGGTTAAGACATTTTAAAGAAAATGGACTGGCTTCACATAATGATATAATACGTTTTGGTGCATTTCTCGGATTAACCGGATTTGTTCTTCACAGTTGTATTGATTTCGATTTTTATATACCGGCACTAGCTCTCTCGGCATTTTTTCTTTTGGCAATCCTCACCGATAACATGGCGAGTACCACGGTAAAGAAAATCACTGGGGATAGGATAAAAAAGATACTGATTTCATGTGCAGTTGTGCTATTTATTCTTGGAAATGGATATTGTATTAGATTGATTGTGGCAGATACGTTATTTAATAAGGGATTGGCATGTTACAATAAAAGAGAATATGTTCGCGCCATCGATATTCTTAAAAGTACAAAGAAATGGAACTCGTCGGATGATCTTGCTCAGTATTATGCAGGTATGGCGTGCTTATCATTAGGCAAGCCTGAAGACGCGGTACATTACTTTAATCGCGCAATAGAATTGAATACCTGTTCCTCAAAATATTATTATAAGCGTGCAGAAAGTTATTTTCAAATGGGAAGTTTTAGAGCTAACGTCGAAAAAGATCTAAAAAAAGCGGTAAAATATTATCCTACAAGTATGTTTTATAGAATAGAGCTGGCAAAGTTTTATGAGATTATTGGACAAAAAAAGAAAGCATTGATAGAATATCAGTATATATTAGAATTGAATCCTGAAGATTTACTTCTGCGAAATAAAGCAGATGCTTTAAGGGAAAACCTATAGAAATGTTATCTAACACAAGGAGTGAGCTATGAGAATACTTGTTATTCATGGTCCAAATCTAAATCTTCTCGGCGAAAGAGAACCTGAGATATATGGTTCCTTTTCACTAGATGATATTAATAAAAAGTTAAAAAAGATTGCAAAAGAAAATAAGATCGAAATTACTATTATACAATCAAATCATGAGGGAGACATTGTTGATGTTATCGGAAATGCTCGAGATATAACTGATGCTATAATAATTAATCCTGCAGCATATACTCACACCAGTATTGCTATACGAGATGCAATACTTGCTTCACAAGTGCCGACTCTTGAAGTTCACCTGTCAAATATTTATGCCAGGGAAGATTTTAGAAGTACGTCACTTATTGCGCCAGTTGCTGTTGGGCAGATATCGGGTTTTGGTTCTGAGAGTTACACGCTCGCAATGTACGCAGCCCTCAATTTGAAAGGGAAGCGTCGTGGCAAGAAATAGTGTATTTACTAATCGATGTGTAACTCTACAAAAAAAACTTATTCAGAAGAATATTGACGCCCTTTTTGTTTCTAATTTGAGTAATGTGTTTTATCTAACCGGCTTTCGCGGAACAAACGCATATCTCTTGGTAACAAAAAAATCGATTTTATTTTATACCGATTTTCGCTATAAAGAGGAAGCTGAAGCAGTAGTTAAACATGCAAAAATCGTAATTTACAGCGATTCATTTTTATCTCTTCTTTTTGTTGTCTTTCAGAAAAAAAAGATAGTTAGATGCGGCTTTGAATCATCATCTCTAACCTATGATCAGTTCGTTCGATTCCGTAGAGGGCTAAAAGGGGTAAAACTCGTTCCCCAGGATAGTATTGTTGAAGAACTAAGAATCATAAAAGATGCTCAGGAACTCAAGACTATAAAAAAATGTGCGCGGGTTATTGAAAGGGTTATTCACAATATACGCCCAAAAATACACGAGGGGGTAACTGAGAAAGAAGTCGCGGCCGAGATTGAGTATGTTATGCGCTTATATGGGGCCCAGAAGTCATCGTTTGATCCTATTGTGGCTTTTGGTGCTTCGACGTCGTGTCCACATGCACAGATAACTAATCGTGCATTGAAAAAAGGTGACGCAATAATGATTGATGCTGGATGTATTATTGACGGTTACAGTTCTGACTTGACAAGGACATTTTTCTTCAATAATATAAACGCTCGACTTAAAAAGATATATCACGTAGTGTATGAAGCACAGAAAAAAGCACTTGATGCAATACGTATCGGTGTGAAAGCTTCTTATATCGATCGCATTGCCCGAGAATACATTACGAAAAGCGGTTATGGTCCGTATTTTGGACATGCGCTAGGTCACGGTGTTGGTATTAATGTTCATGAGTTGCCACGCATATCTTCTGCGAGTGATGTGTTATTGGAAACAGGCATGGTATGTACTATTGAGCCGGGAATATATGTGCCACGGGTAGGGGGCGTAAGAATTGAGGATATGGTTTGTGTTACTGAATCTGGGTGTGAGCTTATAACTGGTCTATCAAAAAACCTAGATGATTGCATGCTGTAAAATATTGAATAAACGGAGGAACACATGGATTTGAAAGAGATAAAGAAAATTATTGAGATAATGAAAGAAAATGAAATTACCGAGTTTGAACTCGAAAAAGATGGGTTAAGAATTGTTCTTAAAAAGGGAACAAAAAATGGTTTTAAAGAGATTCCCGTTGAATATATTGCTCCTTCACAAAGCATGCAAACGACACCACAGGTTGCCAGTCAAGAGCCGGAAGAACCAAAAGGAAACTATGATTATATAAAGTCTCCTATGGTAGGAACTTTTTACTGCGCACCATCACCTGATTCTTCACCGTTTATTGCAAATGGACAATCAGTAAATTCTGATGATGTTGTTTGTATTGTTGAAGCAATGAAGGTGATGAATGAAATTAAAGCGGATGTAAAAGGGAAGATAGTAGAGATCTTGGTTGAAAACAGCGAACCTGTAGAGTTTGGTCAGCCATTATTTAAAGTCGAAAAAGTTAAGTAAAAACGGTTAATTCAATCTGAAACGGTGACGTCAATAAGGATATATAGTTTATGTTTGAAAAAGTATTAATAGCAAATAGAGGTGAAATCGCATTAAGAATAATTAGGGCGTGTAAGGAGCTTGGGATTAGTACTGTCGCAGTTTATTCTGAAGTAGACAGTGATTCTCTCCATGTTAAATATGCCGATGATGCAATATGTATCGGTCCTGCACCTGCTGCCGAAAGTTATCTTAACATTCCGCGTATTATTAGCGCGGCAGAAATTGCTGATGTTGAAGCAATTCACCCTGGATATGGTTTTCTCGCGGAAAATGCGCACTTTGCCGAAATATGTGAGAGCTGTAATATTAAATTTATTGGGCCACATCCTGATAGTATGCGGATGATGGGCGATAAAAATACTGCTCGAAAAGTTGCAAAAAAATGTGGTGTTCCGGTTGTTCCGGGTAGTGATGGCTTAGTTGAGGATAGAGAAAAAGCTCTGCAGGTAGCAAAAAAAATTGGATATCCGGTAATTATTAAGGCTACTGCGGGTGGTGGCGGCAAGGGAATGCGTGTTGCGCACAATGATATCAGTCTTGCTAATGCGTTTTTTACAGCACAAACCGAGGCTGAAGCGGCATTTGGTAACTCGGGTGTATATATTGAGAAATTTATCGAAAAACCACGCCATATAGAATTTCAAATCCTCGCAGATTCAAAAGGCAATATTGTACATCTTGGAGAGCGTGATTGCACTATTCAAAGAAGGCACCAAAAGTTGATCGAAGAATCACCGTCACCAGTTTTGAGTTCAAAATTACGGTCAAAAATGGGTAAAATGGCAATAAAAATGGCGGAGAATGCTAACTATGTAAGTGCGGGGACTATTGAATTTCTTCTCGATAAAAACGATAATTTTTATTTTATAGAAATGAATACCCGTATACAAGTTGAGCATCCGGTCACAGAGATGGTTACGGGTATCGATCTTATTGTTGAGCAGATACGGATCAGTGCTGGAGAAAAACTTGGTTTTGAGCAAAAAGATGTTACTTTTACCGGGACAGCCATTGAATGCAGGATAAATGCAGAAGACCCTGATAATAATTTTAGGGCTTCTCCCGGGACAATTACTCAATTGATATTACCTGGCGGGCCGGGGATTCGTGTTGACACTCATGCGTACGGAGGGTATAAAATTTCGCAGTATTACGATTCAATGGTTGCGAAGCTCATCGCATATGGTAAAACGAGGGACGAAACAATAAAGAGGATGCATCGTGCACTCGAAGAATTTCATGTAGAAGGCATAAAAACAACAATACCGTTTTTGCGGTTTGTTCATTCCGACAGTAATTTTCAAAAAGGAAAATATGCGACAGACTATGTAGATGATATTTTAAGTAATAAAGAATAATTACATAACCAGGGGTTGAGAAATAATGGAGGGGATATGAAGATATTTACAGGATTTATTCGGTTTGTATATTCAATTGTGTTTACGATAATGATACTTGCGAGTAGTTTTATATTAACTTCGGTATCATTTAACCTTCCCATTGACAGGGATCTGGTACTAACAAAGATGAGCATAATATCTGACAGCATGGAGGGGCGTCTCTGGTGCGGTGTTGCGGGCGTACTTGTTGTTATTTTGGTATTATTGTATCTACTGGTAAAAGCTCGTGAATCTCATCAAGAAGCTGCAATTGCATTTGATAATCCTAACGGTGAGGTAAGCATATCCTTGGGCGCAATTGAGAACTTTGTTATGCGTGTTGGAAAAGAATTCTCCGAGATCAAGACATTGCATCCAAAAATAATTGCCCGCAAAGACGGCGTGGATATAGCCTTAAAAGTTGATTTGTGGTCAGGCATGAATTTGCCGCGCGTGACAGAAACTGTGCAGAGCGTTGTTAAATCACAAATTCAGAATATTTTGGGAATAGAAAATGTTCATTCTGTAGAAGTAATGGTTTCAAAGATTGTTTCGCGTGAAAATGAAGGAAAGAAAATATCTGCAAGTGACAGTTACAAAAACGAGGATTTACAAAAAAGCGTAAGCGAAGAAAATTAAACAACATTATTATAAGCAAGAGGAGGCAGTAATGAAGCTTGGTGTATTAACAGGGGGCGGTGATTGCCCTGGATTAAATGCAGTGATTTCTGGCGTAGTGCGAAGAGCACTATTTCATAATATAGAGGTTGTTGGTGTTATGAGAGGATGGAGAGGGATGATTGATTGTGACACAGTAAAACTAACGCGAAATTCTGTGTCGGGAATTCTTCATCGTGGAGGCACTATTCTTCATACTTCACGCACAAATCCATGCAAAAATGATGATGACATGAAAAAAGTCATGGAAAATTTCACAAAGATGGGTCTTGATGCGTTAATCGCAATTGGCGGAGATGATACACTGACCGTTGCATCAAAAATGTATGATGCAGGACTCAAAACTGTTGGTGTGCCGAAAACTATCGATAATGATTTGTCAGGCACGGATTGTACGTTTGGTTTTGATACAGCTATTAATATTGCTATGGAAGCTGTTGATAGATTACATACAACTGCTGAATCGCATAACAGAGTTATGGTTGTTGAGCTTATGGGAAGAAGCGCAGGATGGATTGCCCTTGAAGCGGGATTAGCTGGAGGCGCTGATGTTATCCTTATTCCTGAAGTTAAGGTAAGTATGGACGAAATTTGTTCAATCATCAAAAAACGTCATAACAGTGGCAGAAGCTTTAGTATAGTTGCTGTTGCAGAAGGTTTTTTGCTTGAAGGAGTTGAAGTGACACAAGATGAAGGACTTGATGCGTTTGGACATGCAAAACTTGGTGGTATAGGTAATTATTTAGGTGCAGAAATTGAGAAAAATACCGGGTACGAGACAAGAGTGACTGTATTAGGTCATACTCAACGTGGTGGTACTCCAACAGCATTTGACCGAGTCCTCGGGCTACGTTTTGGGGTAAATGCCGTTGATCTTGTTGTAAAAGGGGATTTCGGTAAAATGGTGAGTAAACGTGGTAATGATATTGTTTCTGTACCAATCAAAGAAGCTGTCAGTAAATTGCGCACTGTTCCGCCAGAATTATATAAGTTAGCGCAGGGTTTTTTCGGATAATATTTTTATGAAAGAAATAATTGAACAGGAACTTAAGTGTAGTATTGACCTTAAAAAAGTGGTTTGCGAGACTTCTATACCGGTTATTGAAAAAATAACCGGTATCTTTTGCGATACGCTTTCAAAAGGCAACAAAATACTTATCTGTGGTAATGGTGGTAGTGCGGCAGATGCACAGCATATGGCAGCTGAGTTTGTCGGACGGTATAAAAAAGAGAGAAAAGCCTTGCCGGCGATATCTCTATCGACCGACACATCAATCATTACCTGCATAGGTAACGATTATTCTTTCGACACAATATTCTCTCGTCAAGTTGAAGCGCTTGCGGTAAAAGATGATCTCGTATTAGGTATATCAACGAGCGGAAACTCTGAAAATGTGATTCAAGCATTGAATGCCGCCCATAGCATTGGGGCTCGTACGGTTGTGTTTACCGGAGGTGACGGCGGAAGAATAAAAGATATTGCCCAGTGTTCATTTATTGTCCCTTCC
This window harbors:
- a CDS encoding O-antigen ligase family protein; translation: MKKKRIEKIIDVILTSNIVLLLFIAPIKFGLPTIYSYKAFLPESFFDWLYATWPNELFVILCINCAVFFLLKLALSEGMVFKYNIITKLLGVFICICAIGLMYAVNTQMAVKTAMNIIGAACFYIIVNNSADKKNLFLIVFLSAAILVSVYGIYQRVFGFQETKEWADLYMKSHASFERIQGKLSSGRVFSTFVYPNAFAGYLLMVIPVSVLLFIQRFKKSSERENSVKYALLVSLICAAVCIPFLEGFGGILKIAGVEVATGVLILIYPIVQFVNLILTQSQGGYVVFILVILFSVYLFNKRMCLKLSLLILSVLVLSCFILLMVKRAEFFQYVKVLSLKARMEYLWSTLVMIIHKPFIGYGPGSYGSVYAQYKMLAAEETQFAHNNYLQVWAESGIGGCIVFVSIWILGLREGLRHFKENGLASHNDIIRFGAFLGLTGFVLHSCIDFDFYIPALALSAFFLLAILTDNMASTTVKKITGDRIKKILISCAVVLFILGNGYCIRLIVADTLFNKGLACYNKREYVRAIDILKSTKKWNSSDDLAQYYAGMACLSLGKPEDAVHYFNRAIELNTCSSKYYYKRAESYFQMGSFRANVEKDLKKAVKYYPTSMFYRIELAKFYEIIGQKKKALIEYQYILELNPEDLLLRNKADALRENL
- the aroQ gene encoding type II 3-dehydroquinate dehydratase produces the protein MRILVIHGPNLNLLGEREPEIYGSFSLDDINKKLKKIAKENKIEITIIQSNHEGDIVDVIGNARDITDAIIINPAAYTHTSIAIRDAILASQVPTLEVHLSNIYAREDFRSTSLIAPVAVGQISGFGSESYTLAMYAALNLKGKRRGKK
- a CDS encoding Xaa-Pro peptidase family protein, whose product is MARNSVFTNRCVTLQKKLIQKNIDALFVSNLSNVFYLTGFRGTNAYLLVTKKSILFYTDFRYKEEAEAVVKHAKIVIYSDSFLSLLFVVFQKKKIVRCGFESSSLTYDQFVRFRRGLKGVKLVPQDSIVEELRIIKDAQELKTIKKCARVIERVIHNIRPKIHEGVTEKEVAAEIEYVMRLYGAQKSSFDPIVAFGASTSCPHAQITNRALKKGDAIMIDAGCIIDGYSSDLTRTFFFNNINARLKKIYHVVYEAQKKALDAIRIGVKASYIDRIAREYITKSGYGPYFGHALGHGVGINVHELPRISSASDVLLETGMVCTIEPGIYVPRVGGVRIEDMVCVTESGCELITGLSKNLDDCML
- the accB gene encoding acetyl-CoA carboxylase biotin carboxyl carrier protein, whose protein sequence is MDLKEIKKIIEIMKENEITEFELEKDGLRIVLKKGTKNGFKEIPVEYIAPSQSMQTTPQVASQEPEEPKGNYDYIKSPMVGTFYCAPSPDSSPFIANGQSVNSDDVVCIVEAMKVMNEIKADVKGKIVEILVENSEPVEFGQPLFKVEKVK
- the accC gene encoding acetyl-CoA carboxylase biotin carboxylase subunit, with product MFEKVLIANRGEIALRIIRACKELGISTVAVYSEVDSDSLHVKYADDAICIGPAPAAESYLNIPRIISAAEIADVEAIHPGYGFLAENAHFAEICESCNIKFIGPHPDSMRMMGDKNTARKVAKKCGVPVVPGSDGLVEDREKALQVAKKIGYPVIIKATAGGGGKGMRVAHNDISLANAFFTAQTEAEAAFGNSGVYIEKFIEKPRHIEFQILADSKGNIVHLGERDCTIQRRHQKLIEESPSPVLSSKLRSKMGKMAIKMAENANYVSAGTIEFLLDKNDNFYFIEMNTRIQVEHPVTEMVTGIDLIVEQIRISAGEKLGFEQKDVTFTGTAIECRINAEDPDNNFRASPGTITQLILPGGPGIRVDTHAYGGYKISQYYDSMVAKLIAYGKTRDETIKRMHRALEEFHVEGIKTTIPFLRFVHSDSNFQKGKYATDYVDDILSNKE
- the amaP gene encoding alkaline shock response membrane anchor protein AmaP, giving the protein MKIFTGFIRFVYSIVFTIMILASSFILTSVSFNLPIDRDLVLTKMSIISDSMEGRLWCGVAGVLVVILVLLYLLVKARESHQEAAIAFDNPNGEVSISLGAIENFVMRVGKEFSEIKTLHPKIIARKDGVDIALKVDLWSGMNLPRVTETVQSVVKSQIQNILGIENVHSVEVMVSKIVSRENEGKKISASDSYKNEDLQKSVSEEN